A region from the Streptomyces sp. 3214.6 genome encodes:
- a CDS encoding glycoside hydrolase family 3 C-terminal domain-containing protein translates to MDKAKISRRAFAGLALAACTGLVTPMVKAPRGRRVDALLARMSVADKIAQLNIPVCLPQELLGDSTDPTGTREHREAYVRGETVVGEKADRITLGPGGGFFGLVNQSLSGSVPVPHPLSPRQQALQHNHLQRLARANPLGIPLLQISEGTHGSVGPGSTIFPEGLALGATFDPQLIGRVYGAVARESRAVGIHALSTIMAELNRDPRYGRGIWSFSEDPYLTARMIEALVPAMQGDDLASPESVVTSLCTFPMEAPNTGGLETSSIEIGERAFRQTHLEPWRAGFGPAGALMTEASEQTIDGIVVHGSRRYLTELLRDELDFRGVVIGNDVRSLVREHVAGTAREAAGLALRAGVDISLSWDEIYLDQLAAAVREGGVEEALLDRAVRRVLTLKERLGLFENPYVDPDRAERVVNCAGHRELALQCARQSLVLLKNDPAKGGEGRGLLPLSRDRVRTLALIGPNADDRLNLLGEYNAYPALHPTPSIREALRELVGDDVRIVHARGCDVIGTDTSGLAAARAAALQADVAVVVVGEQTKGGYFSPDRTDGELKDTASLDLTGVQERLLKEVHATGTPTIAVVVTGRALSLRWAAAHLTALLIAWLPGEAGGRAVAEALFGDVEPTGRLPVTFPRDVGQLPLSYDQKRARADADDYIDMPSTPLYPFGAGLGYTTFRYDRIRLTADTIKANATTRVRVDITNTGQRAGTEVVQLYVTDDQASVSLPYIRLRGVRKVHVEPGERATVTFDIMPSRDLSLVDDELRTVVEPGTFEIKVGRSSTDIRRRATLRVT, encoded by the coding sequence GCACGGGTCTCGTGACGCCGATGGTGAAGGCCCCCCGGGGACGGCGGGTCGATGCGCTGCTGGCCAGGATGTCCGTCGCGGACAAGATCGCGCAGCTGAACATCCCGGTCTGTCTGCCGCAGGAACTCCTGGGCGACTCCACGGATCCGACCGGCACGCGCGAGCACCGGGAGGCGTACGTGCGCGGTGAGACGGTGGTCGGGGAGAAGGCGGACCGGATCACACTGGGCCCGGGCGGCGGATTCTTCGGCCTGGTCAACCAGTCCCTCTCCGGCTCCGTCCCGGTCCCCCATCCACTGAGCCCGCGGCAACAGGCGCTGCAGCACAACCACTTGCAGCGCCTCGCCCGCGCCAACCCGCTCGGCATCCCCCTCCTGCAGATCAGCGAGGGCACCCACGGCTCGGTCGGCCCCGGCTCGACCATCTTTCCCGAGGGGCTCGCGCTGGGCGCCACCTTCGATCCCCAGCTGATCGGCCGCGTGTACGGTGCGGTGGCCCGCGAGTCACGGGCGGTCGGTATCCACGCGCTGAGCACCATCATGGCCGAGCTGAACCGCGACCCCCGCTACGGGCGCGGCATCTGGTCGTTCAGCGAGGACCCGTACCTCACCGCGCGCATGATCGAGGCGCTGGTCCCGGCGATGCAGGGCGACGACCTCGCCTCCCCCGAGTCGGTGGTCACCTCCCTGTGCACCTTCCCGATGGAGGCGCCCAACACCGGCGGCCTGGAGACCAGTTCCATCGAGATCGGTGAACGTGCCTTCCGCCAGACCCACTTGGAGCCGTGGCGGGCGGGGTTCGGTCCGGCGGGCGCGCTGATGACCGAGGCGAGCGAGCAGACGATCGATGGGATCGTGGTGCACGGCTCGCGCAGGTATCTCACCGAACTGCTCCGCGACGAGCTGGACTTCCGCGGGGTCGTCATCGGCAATGACGTACGCAGTCTCGTGCGCGAGCACGTGGCGGGCACCGCGCGCGAGGCGGCCGGGCTCGCCCTGCGGGCCGGGGTCGACATCAGCCTGTCGTGGGACGAGATCTACCTCGACCAACTGGCCGCCGCAGTACGGGAGGGCGGCGTCGAGGAAGCGCTGCTCGACCGTGCGGTACGCCGGGTGCTGACCCTGAAGGAGCGGCTCGGCCTCTTCGAGAACCCGTACGTCGATCCGGACCGGGCCGAGCGGGTCGTCAACTGCGCGGGGCACCGCGAACTGGCGCTCCAGTGCGCCCGGCAGTCGCTCGTGCTGCTCAAGAACGACCCCGCAAAGGGAGGCGAGGGACGAGGACTGCTGCCGCTGTCGCGCGACCGGGTGCGCACGCTCGCCCTGATCGGCCCGAACGCCGACGACCGGCTGAACCTCCTGGGTGAGTACAACGCCTACCCCGCCCTGCATCCCACCCCCTCGATCCGCGAGGCGCTTCGAGAACTGGTGGGCGACGACGTACGGATCGTGCACGCACGCGGCTGCGACGTGATCGGAACCGACACCTCCGGCCTCGCGGCCGCACGGGCGGCGGCGCTCCAGGCGGACGTGGCGGTCGTCGTGGTCGGCGAGCAGACCAAGGGCGGCTACTTCTCCCCCGACCGCACCGACGGCGAACTGAAGGACACCGCCTCGCTGGACTTGACCGGCGTACAGGAGCGGCTCCTGAAGGAGGTGCACGCGACCGGCACACCGACCATCGCCGTGGTCGTCACCGGCAGGGCACTGTCGCTGCGCTGGGCGGCCGCGCACCTGACCGCCCTCCTGATCGCCTGGCTGCCCGGCGAGGCCGGGGGCCGGGCGGTCGCCGAGGCGCTGTTCGGCGACGTCGAGCCGACCGGCAGGCTGCCCGTCACCTTCCCCCGTGACGTGGGCCAGCTCCCTCTGTCGTACGACCAGAAGCGCGCCCGAGCCGACGCCGACGACTACATCGACATGCCCTCCACACCGCTCTACCCGTTCGGCGCGGGCCTCGGTTACACCACGTTCCGCTACGACCGGATCCGGCTGACCGCCGACACCATCAAGGCCAACGCCACGACCCGGGTGCGCGTCGACATCACCAACACGGGACAGCGGGCCGGCACGGAGGTGGTGCAGCTGTACGTGACCGACGACCAGGCGTCGGTGTCGCTGCCGTACATCCGGCTGCGCGGAGTGCGGAAGGTCCATGTGGAGCCCGGCGAGCGGGCCACCGTCACCTTCGACATCATGCCGAGCCGGGACCTCAGCCTGGTGGACGACGAACTGCGCACGGTCGTCGAGCCGGGCACGTTCGAGATCAAGGTCGGGCGCTCCTCGACGGACATCCGCCGACGGGCGACTCTCCGAGTCACCTGA
- a CDS encoding DeoR/GlpR family DNA-binding transcription regulator, producing MDVADRLDLTLRLVQGQEPGQRITVAELAQRLGVSEMTVRRDLDALERQGLVRRVHGGAVPGRPRAEGGGFEARQEWQAATKDRLGAAVAGLVEPGSRVLLDAGTTTVHVAEHLAARGPLTVAVLSLQAALRLADRPGIELVVVGGRSRPGERSLVGPLALRTLESLAFDVFVMSIGGVHAVHGWSEFSLEDAAVKQTGLGQAARTLAVADATKLGVRAFSQVAPLDAVHTFVTDAAAADPATHPGGPQTLDALREAGVKTRLS from the coding sequence ATGGATGTAGCCGACCGTCTCGACCTGACCCTGCGCCTCGTTCAGGGGCAGGAGCCCGGGCAGCGGATCACTGTGGCCGAACTCGCTCAGCGGCTCGGGGTCTCCGAGATGACCGTGCGCAGGGATCTGGACGCGCTGGAGCGGCAGGGGCTGGTGCGGCGCGTGCACGGTGGGGCCGTTCCCGGGCGGCCGCGTGCGGAGGGCGGCGGCTTCGAGGCGCGGCAGGAGTGGCAGGCGGCGACGAAGGACCGGCTGGGCGCGGCCGTCGCCGGGCTGGTCGAGCCGGGGTCACGGGTGCTGCTGGACGCCGGTACCACGACCGTGCACGTGGCCGAACACCTCGCCGCGCGGGGCCCGTTGACCGTCGCGGTGCTCAGTCTGCAGGCGGCACTGCGGCTGGCCGACCGGCCCGGCATCGAGCTGGTCGTCGTCGGCGGTCGCTCGCGTCCCGGTGAGCGGTCCCTCGTCGGGCCGTTGGCCCTGCGCACCCTGGAGTCCCTGGCCTTCGACGTGTTCGTGATGTCGATCGGCGGGGTGCACGCCGTGCACGGCTGGTCGGAGTTCTCCCTGGAGGACGCTGCCGTCAAGCAGACGGGGCTCGGTCAGGCCGCCCGTACGCTCGCCGTCGCCGACGCGACCAAGCTGGGCGTGCGCGCGTTCAGCCAGGTCGCTCCGCTCGACGCCGTGCACACCTTCGTCACCGACGCCGCCGCGGCCGACCCCGCCACCCACCCCGGCGGCCCCCAGACCCTGGACGCCCTGCGCGAGGCCGGCGTCAAGACCCGCCTCAGCTGA
- a CDS encoding DUF4406 domain-containing protein — MTPLMILVAGPYRSGTGDDPAKLADNVRAMNEVALTLFRAGHLPVTGEALALPLLEAAGGAAPGDPLFDELFHPVAERLLDRCDAVLRIGGPSQGADRMVERARARGMQIYAGLADVPTPAGSPA; from the coding sequence ATGACGCCGCTGATGATCCTGGTCGCCGGACCGTACCGTTCGGGTACCGGTGACGACCCCGCCAAACTCGCGGACAACGTGCGGGCCATGAACGAGGTCGCCCTCACGCTGTTCCGCGCCGGGCACCTGCCCGTCACCGGAGAGGCGCTCGCGCTGCCCCTGCTGGAGGCGGCGGGCGGCGCCGCCCCAGGCGACCCGCTCTTCGATGAGCTCTTCCACCCTGTCGCCGAACGCCTGTTGGACCGCTGCGACGCGGTGCTGCGCATCGGCGGCCCCTCGCAGGGCGCCGACCGCATGGTCGAGCGGGCCCGCGCCCGGGGCATGCAGATCTACGCCGGCCTCGCCGACGTCCCGACCCCCGCAGGGAGCCCCGCATGA